A genomic segment from Homo sapiens chromosome Y, GRCh38.p14 Primary Assembly encodes:
- the KDM5D gene encoding lysine-specific demethylase 5D isoform X11 — translation MEPGCDEFLPPPECPVFEPSWAEFQDPLGYIAKIRPIAEKSGICKIRPPADWQPPFAVEVDNFRFTPRVQRLNELEAQTRVKLNYLDQIAKFWEIQGSSLKIPNVERKILDLYSLSKIVIEEGGYEAICKDRRWARVAQRLHYPPGKNIGSLLRSHYERIIYPYEMFQSGANHVQCNTHPFDNEVKDKEYKPHSIPLRQSVQPSKFSSYSRRAKRLQPDPEPTEEDIEKHPELKKLQIYGPGPKMMGLGLMAKDKDKTVHKKVTCPPTVTVKDEQSGGGNVSSTLLKQHLSLEPCTKTTMQLRKNHSSAQFIDSYICQVCSRGDEDDKLLFCDGCDDNYHIFCLLPPLPEIPRGIWRCPKCILAECKQPPEAFGFEQATQEYSLQSFGEMADSFKSDYFNMPVHMVPTELVEKEFWRLVSSIEEDVTVEYGADIHSKEFGSGFPVSNSKQNLSPEEKEYATSGWNLNVMPVLDQSVLCHINADISGMKVPWLYVGMVFSAFCWHIEDHWSYSINYLHWGEPKTWYGVPSLAAEHLEEVMKMLTPELFDSQPDLLHQLVTLMNPNTLMSHGVPVVRTNQCAGEFVITFPRAYHSGFNQGYNFAEAVNFCTADWLPAGRQCIEHYRRLRRYCVFSHEELICKMAAFPETLDLNLAVAVHKEMFIMVQEERRLRKALLEKLSLQGRHGG, via the exons ATGGAACCGGGGTGTGACGAGTTCCTGCCGCCACCGGAGTGCCCGGTTTTTGAGCCTAGCTGGGCTGAATTCCAAGACCCGCTTGGCTACATTGCGAAAATAAGGCCCATAGCAGAGAAGTCTGGCATCTGCAAAATCCGCCCACCCGCG GATTGGCAGCCTCCTTTTGCAGTAGAAGTTGACAATTTCAGATTTACTCCTCGCGTCCAAAGGCTAAATGAACTGGAG GCCCAAACTAGAGTGAAATTGAACTATTTGGATCAGATTGCAAAATTCTGGGAAATTCAAGGCTCCTCTTTAAAGATTCCCAATGTGGAGCGGAAGATCTTGGACCTCTACAGCCTTAGTAAG ATTGTGATTGAGGAAGGTGGCTATGAAGCCATCTGCAAGGATCGTCGGTGGGCTCGAGTTGCCCAGCGTCTCCACTACCCACCAGGCAAAAACATTGGCTCCCTGCTACGATCACATTACGAACGCATTATTTACCCCTATGAAATGTTTCAGTCTGGAGCCAACCATGTG caATGTAACACACACCCGTTTGACAATGAGGTAAAAGATAAGGAATACAAGCCCCACAGCATCCCCCTTAGACAGTCTGTGCAGCCTTCAAAGTTCAGCAGCTACAGTCGACGGGCAAAAAGGCTACAGCCTGAT cCAGAGCCTACAGAGGAGGACATTGAGAAGCATCCAGAGCTAAAGAAGTTACAGATATATGGGCCAGGTCCCAAAATGATGGGCTTGGGCCTTATGGCTAAGGATAAGGATAAGACTGTGCATAAGAAAG TCACATGCCCCCCAACTGTTACGGTGAAGGATGAGCAAAGTGGAGGTGGGAACGTGTCATCAACATTGCTCAAGCAGCACTTGAGCCTAGAGCCCTGCACTAAGACAACCATGCAACTTCGAAAGAATCACAGCAGTGCCCAGTTT attgaCTCATATATTTGCCAAGTATGCTCCCGTGGGGATGAAGATGATAAGCTTCTTTTCTGTGATGGCTGTGATGACAATTACCACATCTTCTGCTTGTTACCACCCCTTCCTGAAATCCCCAGAGGCATCTGGAGGTGCCCAAAATGTATCTTGGCG gagTGTAAACAGCCTCCTGAAGCTTTTGGATTTGAACAGGCTACCCAGGAGTACAGTTTGCAGAGTTTTGGTGAAATGGCTGATTCCTTCAAGTCCGACTACTTCAACATGCCTGTACAT ATGGTGCCTACAGAACTTGTAGAGAAGGAATTCTGGAGGCTGGTGAGCAGCATTGAGGAAGACGTGACAGTTGAATATGGAGCTGATATTCATTCCAAAGAATTTGGCAGTGGCTTTCCTGTCAGCAATAGCAAACAAAACTTATCTCCTGAGGAGAAG GAGTATGCGACCAGTGGTTGGAACCTGAATGTGATGCCAGTGCTAGATCAGTCTGTTCTCTGTCACATCAATGCAGACATCTCAGGCATGAAGGTGCCCTGGCTGTACGTGGGCATGGTTTTCTCAGCATTTTGTTGGCATATTGAGGATCACTGGAGTTACTCTATTAACTATCTGCATTG GGGTGAGCCGAAGACCTGGTATGGTGTACCCTCCCTGGCAGCAGAGCATTTGGAGGAGGTGATGAAGATGCTGACACCTGAGCTGTTTGATAGCCAGCCTGATCTCCTACACCAGCTTGTCACTCTCatgaatcccaacactttgatgTCCCATGGTGTGCCA gtTGTCCGCACAAACCAGTGTGCAGGGGAGTTTGTCATCACTTTTCCTCGTGCTTACCACAGTGGTTTTAACCAAGGCTACAATTTTGCTGAAGCTGTCAACTTTTGTACTGCTGACTGG CTACCTGCTGGACGCCAGTGCATTGAACACTACCGCCGGCTCCGGCGCTATTGTGTCTTCTCCCACGAGGAGCTCATCTGCAAGATGGCTGCCTTCCCAGAGACGTTGGATCTCAATCTAGCAGTAGCTGTGCACAAGGAGATGTTCATTATGGTTCAGGAGGAGCGACGTCTACGAAAGGCCCTTTTGGAGAAG CTTTCCTTACAAG GGCGTCACGGAGGCTGA
- the KDM5D gene encoding lysine-specific demethylase 5D isoform X9 — protein MEPGCDEFLPPPECPVFEPSWAEFQDPLGYIAKIRPIAEKSGICKIRPPADWQPPFAVEVDNFRFTPRVQRLNELEAQTRVKLNYLDQIAKFWEIQGSSLKIPNVERKILDLYSLSKIVIEEGGYEAICKDRRWARVAQRLHYPPGKNIGSLLRSHYERIIYPYEMFQSGANHVQCNTHPFDNEVKDKEYKPHSIPLRQSVQPSKFSSYSRRAKRLQPDPEPTEEDIEKHPELKKLQIYGPGPKMMGLGLMAKDKDKTVHKKVTCPPTVTVKDEQSGGGNVSSTLLKQHLSLEPCTKTTMQLRKNHSSAQFIDSYICQVCSRGDEDDKLLFCDGCDDNYHIFCLLPPLPEIPRGIWRCPKCILAECKQPPEAFGFEQATQEYSLQSFGEMADSFKSDYFNMPVHMVPTELVEKEFWRLVSSIEEDVTVEYGADIHSKEFGSGFPVSNSKQNLSPEEKEYATSGWNLNVMPVLDQSVLCHINADISGMKVPWLYVGMVFSAFCWHIEDHWSYSINYLHWGEPKTWYGVPSLAAEHLEEVMKMLTPELFDSQPDLLHQLVTLMNPNTLMSHGVPVVRTNQCAGEFVITFPRAYHSGFNQGYNFAEAVNFCTADWLPAGRQCIEHYRRLRRYCVFSHEELICKMAAFPETLDLNLAVAVHKEMFIMVQEERRLRKALLEKGVTEAEREAFELLPDDERQCIKCKTTCFLSALACYDCPDGLVCLSHINDLCKCSSSRQYLRYRYTLDELPTMLHKLKIRAESFDTWANKVRVALEVEDGRKRSFEELRALESEARERRFPNSELLQRLKNCLSEVEACIAQVLGLVSGQVARMDTPQLTLTELRVLLEQMGSLPCAMHQIGDVKVLSWKWRRYVFPYHLCVYSMQGNILPD, from the exons ATGGAACCGGGGTGTGACGAGTTCCTGCCGCCACCGGAGTGCCCGGTTTTTGAGCCTAGCTGGGCTGAATTCCAAGACCCGCTTGGCTACATTGCGAAAATAAGGCCCATAGCAGAGAAGTCTGGCATCTGCAAAATCCGCCCACCCGCG GATTGGCAGCCTCCTTTTGCAGTAGAAGTTGACAATTTCAGATTTACTCCTCGCGTCCAAAGGCTAAATGAACTGGAG GCCCAAACTAGAGTGAAATTGAACTATTTGGATCAGATTGCAAAATTCTGGGAAATTCAAGGCTCCTCTTTAAAGATTCCCAATGTGGAGCGGAAGATCTTGGACCTCTACAGCCTTAGTAAG ATTGTGATTGAGGAAGGTGGCTATGAAGCCATCTGCAAGGATCGTCGGTGGGCTCGAGTTGCCCAGCGTCTCCACTACCCACCAGGCAAAAACATTGGCTCCCTGCTACGATCACATTACGAACGCATTATTTACCCCTATGAAATGTTTCAGTCTGGAGCCAACCATGTG caATGTAACACACACCCGTTTGACAATGAGGTAAAAGATAAGGAATACAAGCCCCACAGCATCCCCCTTAGACAGTCTGTGCAGCCTTCAAAGTTCAGCAGCTACAGTCGACGGGCAAAAAGGCTACAGCCTGAT cCAGAGCCTACAGAGGAGGACATTGAGAAGCATCCAGAGCTAAAGAAGTTACAGATATATGGGCCAGGTCCCAAAATGATGGGCTTGGGCCTTATGGCTAAGGATAAGGATAAGACTGTGCATAAGAAAG TCACATGCCCCCCAACTGTTACGGTGAAGGATGAGCAAAGTGGAGGTGGGAACGTGTCATCAACATTGCTCAAGCAGCACTTGAGCCTAGAGCCCTGCACTAAGACAACCATGCAACTTCGAAAGAATCACAGCAGTGCCCAGTTT attgaCTCATATATTTGCCAAGTATGCTCCCGTGGGGATGAAGATGATAAGCTTCTTTTCTGTGATGGCTGTGATGACAATTACCACATCTTCTGCTTGTTACCACCCCTTCCTGAAATCCCCAGAGGCATCTGGAGGTGCCCAAAATGTATCTTGGCG gagTGTAAACAGCCTCCTGAAGCTTTTGGATTTGAACAGGCTACCCAGGAGTACAGTTTGCAGAGTTTTGGTGAAATGGCTGATTCCTTCAAGTCCGACTACTTCAACATGCCTGTACAT ATGGTGCCTACAGAACTTGTAGAGAAGGAATTCTGGAGGCTGGTGAGCAGCATTGAGGAAGACGTGACAGTTGAATATGGAGCTGATATTCATTCCAAAGAATTTGGCAGTGGCTTTCCTGTCAGCAATAGCAAACAAAACTTATCTCCTGAGGAGAAG GAGTATGCGACCAGTGGTTGGAACCTGAATGTGATGCCAGTGCTAGATCAGTCTGTTCTCTGTCACATCAATGCAGACATCTCAGGCATGAAGGTGCCCTGGCTGTACGTGGGCATGGTTTTCTCAGCATTTTGTTGGCATATTGAGGATCACTGGAGTTACTCTATTAACTATCTGCATTG GGGTGAGCCGAAGACCTGGTATGGTGTACCCTCCCTGGCAGCAGAGCATTTGGAGGAGGTGATGAAGATGCTGACACCTGAGCTGTTTGATAGCCAGCCTGATCTCCTACACCAGCTTGTCACTCTCatgaatcccaacactttgatgTCCCATGGTGTGCCA gtTGTCCGCACAAACCAGTGTGCAGGGGAGTTTGTCATCACTTTTCCTCGTGCTTACCACAGTGGTTTTAACCAAGGCTACAATTTTGCTGAAGCTGTCAACTTTTGTACTGCTGACTGG CTACCTGCTGGACGCCAGTGCATTGAACACTACCGCCGGCTCCGGCGCTATTGTGTCTTCTCCCACGAGGAGCTCATCTGCAAGATGGCTGCCTTCCCAGAGACGTTGGATCTCAATCTAGCAGTAGCTGTGCACAAGGAGATGTTCATTATGGTTCAGGAGGAGCGACGTCTACGAAAGGCCCTTTTGGAGAAG GGCGTCACGGAGGCTGAGCGAGAGGCTTTTGAGCTGCTCCCAGATGATGAACGCCAGTGCATCAAGTGCAAGACCACGTGCTTCTTGTCAGCCCTGGCCTGCTACGACTGCCCAGATGGCCTTGTATGCCTTTCCCACATCAATGACCTCTGCAAGTGCTCTAGTAGCCGACAGTACCTCCG GTATCGGTACACCTTGGATGAGCTCCCCACCATGCTGCATAAACTGAAGATTCGGGCTGAGTCTTTTGACACCTGGGCCAACAAAGTGCGAGTGGCCTTGGAGGTGGAGGATGGCCGTAAACGCA GCTTTGAAGAGCTAAGGGCACTGGAGTCTGAGGCTCGTGAGAGGAGGTTTCCTAATAGTGAGCTGCTTCAGCGACTGAAGAACTGCCTGAGTGAGGTGGAGGCTTGTATTGCTCAAGTCCTGGGGCTGGTCAGTGGTCAGGTGGCCAG
- the KDM5D gene encoding lysine-specific demethylase 5D isoform X10 — MEPGCDEFLPPPECPVFEPSWAEFQDPLGYIAKIRPIAEKSGICKIRPPADWQPPFAVEVDNFRFTPRVQRLNELEAQTRVKLNYLDQIAKFWEIQGSSLKIPNVERKILDLYSLSKIVIEEGGYEAICKDRRWARVAQRLHYPPGKNIGSLLRSHYERIIYPYEMFQSGANHVQCNTHPFDNEVKDKEYKPHSIPLRQSVQPSKFSSYSRRAKRLQPDPEPTEEDIEKHPELKKLQIYGPGPKMMGLGLMAKDKDKTVHKKVTCPPTVTVKDEQSGGGNVSSTLLKQHLSLEPCTKTTMQLRKNHSSAQFIDSYICQVCSRGDEDDKLLFCDGCDDNYHIFCLLPPLPEIPRGIWRCPKCILAECKQPPEAFGFEQATQEYSLQSFGEMADSFKSDYFNMPVHMVPTELVEKEFWRLVSSIEEDVTVEYGADIHSKEFGSGFPVSNSKQNLSPEEKEYATSGWNLNVMPVLDQSVLCHINADISGMKVPWLYVGMVFSAFCWHIEDHWSYSINYLHWGEPKTWYGVPSLAAEHLEEVMKMLTPELFDSQPDLLHQLVTLMNPNTLMSHGVPVVRTNQCAGEFVITFPRAYHSGFNQGYNFAEAVNFCTADWLPAGRQCIEHYRRLRRYCVFSHEELICKMAAFPETLDLNLAVAVHKEMFIMVQEERRLRKALLEKGVTEAEREAFELLPDDERQCIKCKTTCFLSALACYDCPDGLVCLSHINDLCKCSSSRQYLRYRYTLDELPTMLHKLKIRAESFDTWANKVRVALEVEDGRKRSE, encoded by the exons ATGGAACCGGGGTGTGACGAGTTCCTGCCGCCACCGGAGTGCCCGGTTTTTGAGCCTAGCTGGGCTGAATTCCAAGACCCGCTTGGCTACATTGCGAAAATAAGGCCCATAGCAGAGAAGTCTGGCATCTGCAAAATCCGCCCACCCGCG GATTGGCAGCCTCCTTTTGCAGTAGAAGTTGACAATTTCAGATTTACTCCTCGCGTCCAAAGGCTAAATGAACTGGAG GCCCAAACTAGAGTGAAATTGAACTATTTGGATCAGATTGCAAAATTCTGGGAAATTCAAGGCTCCTCTTTAAAGATTCCCAATGTGGAGCGGAAGATCTTGGACCTCTACAGCCTTAGTAAG ATTGTGATTGAGGAAGGTGGCTATGAAGCCATCTGCAAGGATCGTCGGTGGGCTCGAGTTGCCCAGCGTCTCCACTACCCACCAGGCAAAAACATTGGCTCCCTGCTACGATCACATTACGAACGCATTATTTACCCCTATGAAATGTTTCAGTCTGGAGCCAACCATGTG caATGTAACACACACCCGTTTGACAATGAGGTAAAAGATAAGGAATACAAGCCCCACAGCATCCCCCTTAGACAGTCTGTGCAGCCTTCAAAGTTCAGCAGCTACAGTCGACGGGCAAAAAGGCTACAGCCTGAT cCAGAGCCTACAGAGGAGGACATTGAGAAGCATCCAGAGCTAAAGAAGTTACAGATATATGGGCCAGGTCCCAAAATGATGGGCTTGGGCCTTATGGCTAAGGATAAGGATAAGACTGTGCATAAGAAAG TCACATGCCCCCCAACTGTTACGGTGAAGGATGAGCAAAGTGGAGGTGGGAACGTGTCATCAACATTGCTCAAGCAGCACTTGAGCCTAGAGCCCTGCACTAAGACAACCATGCAACTTCGAAAGAATCACAGCAGTGCCCAGTTT attgaCTCATATATTTGCCAAGTATGCTCCCGTGGGGATGAAGATGATAAGCTTCTTTTCTGTGATGGCTGTGATGACAATTACCACATCTTCTGCTTGTTACCACCCCTTCCTGAAATCCCCAGAGGCATCTGGAGGTGCCCAAAATGTATCTTGGCG gagTGTAAACAGCCTCCTGAAGCTTTTGGATTTGAACAGGCTACCCAGGAGTACAGTTTGCAGAGTTTTGGTGAAATGGCTGATTCCTTCAAGTCCGACTACTTCAACATGCCTGTACAT ATGGTGCCTACAGAACTTGTAGAGAAGGAATTCTGGAGGCTGGTGAGCAGCATTGAGGAAGACGTGACAGTTGAATATGGAGCTGATATTCATTCCAAAGAATTTGGCAGTGGCTTTCCTGTCAGCAATAGCAAACAAAACTTATCTCCTGAGGAGAAG GAGTATGCGACCAGTGGTTGGAACCTGAATGTGATGCCAGTGCTAGATCAGTCTGTTCTCTGTCACATCAATGCAGACATCTCAGGCATGAAGGTGCCCTGGCTGTACGTGGGCATGGTTTTCTCAGCATTTTGTTGGCATATTGAGGATCACTGGAGTTACTCTATTAACTATCTGCATTG GGGTGAGCCGAAGACCTGGTATGGTGTACCCTCCCTGGCAGCAGAGCATTTGGAGGAGGTGATGAAGATGCTGACACCTGAGCTGTTTGATAGCCAGCCTGATCTCCTACACCAGCTTGTCACTCTCatgaatcccaacactttgatgTCCCATGGTGTGCCA gtTGTCCGCACAAACCAGTGTGCAGGGGAGTTTGTCATCACTTTTCCTCGTGCTTACCACAGTGGTTTTAACCAAGGCTACAATTTTGCTGAAGCTGTCAACTTTTGTACTGCTGACTGG CTACCTGCTGGACGCCAGTGCATTGAACACTACCGCCGGCTCCGGCGCTATTGTGTCTTCTCCCACGAGGAGCTCATCTGCAAGATGGCTGCCTTCCCAGAGACGTTGGATCTCAATCTAGCAGTAGCTGTGCACAAGGAGATGTTCATTATGGTTCAGGAGGAGCGACGTCTACGAAAGGCCCTTTTGGAGAAG GGCGTCACGGAGGCTGAGCGAGAGGCTTTTGAGCTGCTCCCAGATGATGAACGCCAGTGCATCAAGTGCAAGACCACGTGCTTCTTGTCAGCCCTGGCCTGCTACGACTGCCCAGATGGCCTTGTATGCCTTTCCCACATCAATGACCTCTGCAAGTGCTCTAGTAGCCGACAGTACCTCCG GTATCGGTACACCTTGGATGAGCTCCCCACCATGCTGCATAAACTGAAGATTCGGGCTGAGTCTTTTGACACCTGGGCCAACAAAGTGCGAGTGGCCTTGGAGGTGGAGGATGGCCGTAAACGCAGTGAGTGA